A single genomic interval of Drosophila virilis strain 15010-1051.87 chromosome 2, Dvir_AGI_RSII-ME, whole genome shotgun sequence harbors:
- the Dop1R2 gene encoding dopamine receptor 2 isoform X3 — protein MATAENNDEPRQLAAPETDATASDMVEPVLALLRGDVLNQTRAPVFYNSYNISEDVYYYFNGFNAAPTSTELALNLNTTNGAPSSTTREPDLSEYLEALPNDRVGLLAFLFLFSFATVFGNSLVILAVIRERYLHTATNYFITSLAVADCLVGLVVMPFSALYEVLENTWFFGTDWCDIWRSLDVLFSTASILNLCVISLDRYWAITDPFSYPMRMTVKRAAGLIAAVWICSSAISFPAIVWWRAARDGEMPAYKCTFTEHLGYLVFSSTISFYLPLLVMVFTYCRIYRAAVIQTRSLKIGTKQVLMASGELQLTLRIHRGGTTRDPAPNTHQVSGGGGGGSLSHSHSHSHHHHNHSGGTTTSTPEEPDDEPLSALHNNGLARHRHMGKNFSLSRKLAKFAKEKKAAKTLGIVMGVFIVCWLPFFVVNLLSGFCIECIEHEEIVSAIVTWLGWINSCMNPVIYACWSRDFRRAFVRLLCMCCPRKIRRKYQPTMRSKSQCHVAAAMVAASTSFGYHSVNQLDRTLM, from the exons ATGGCTACGGCTGAGAACAATGATGAGCCACGTCAGCTGGCGGCGCCGGAAACTGATGCAACTGCTTCTGACATGGTGGAGCCCGTCCTGGCGTTGTTGCGCGGCGATGTGCTTAATCAGACTCGTGCTCCGGTCTTctacaacagctacaacatcTCGGAGGATGTTTATTACTACTTCAATGGCTTCAATGCGGCACCTACGAGTACAGAGCTAGCATTGAATTTGAATACCACAAATGGGGCGCCTAGCAGCACTACACGGGAACCAGATCTTTCCGAGTATCTGGAGGCGCTGCCCAACGATCGTGTTGGCCTGCTAGCCTTTCTGTTCCTCTTCTCCTTTGCCACGGTATTTGGCAATTCGCTGGTCATCCTGGCCGTCATCAGGGAGCGCTACTTGCACACGGCCACCAACTATTTTATCACGAGTCTGGCGGTGGCTGACTGCCTGGTGGGTCTGGTGGTAATGCCCTTCTCGGCACTGTACGAGGTGCTGGAGAACACGTGGTTCTTTGGTACAGACTGGTGTGACATTTGGCGATCGCTGGACGTACTCTTCAGCACGGCGTCAATACTGAACCTGTGCGTCATCTCTCTGGATCGCTATTGGGCTATCACGGATCCCTTTAGTTATCCCATGCGGATGACAGTTAAGCGTGCCGCTGGCCtgattgctgctgtttggATTTGCTCGAGTGCAATTAGCTTTCCGGCCATTGTGTGGTGGCGGGCCGCCAGAGATGGTGAGATGCCCGCCTACAAGTGCACCTTTACCGAGCATCTGGGCTATCTAGTCTTCTCATCCACCATATCTTTTTATCTGCCACTCTTGGTCATGGTCTTCACCTATTGCCGCATTTATCGCGCGGCGGTTATTCAGACGCGCTCCCTTAAGATCGGCACCAAGCAGGTGCTCATGGCATCCGGGGAACTGCAGCTGACTTTACGCATTCATCGTGGCGGCACCACCCGGGATCCCGCCCCCAACACACATCAAGTCTCAggcggtggtggcggtggcTCCCTCAGCCACTCGCACTCTCAttcgcatcatcatcataatcatAGCGGCGGCACAACCACATCCACGCCAGAGGAGCCGGACGACGAACCGCTATCTGCGCTGCACAATAATGGCCTGGCCAGACATCGGCACATGGGCAAGAACTTTTCGCTTTCTCGGAAGCTGGCCAAGTTTGCCAAGGAGAAGAAGGCGGCCAAGACGCTGGGTATTGTGATGGGCGTGTTCATTGTGTGCTGGCTACCGTTTTTTGTAGTGAATCTATTGTCCGGCTTCTGCATCGAGTGCATTGAGCACGAGGAGATTGTTTCGGCAATTGTAACATGGCTAGGCTGGATTAACTCCTGCATGAATCCAGTGATATATGCCTGTTGGAGCCGAGACTTTCGCAG AGCTTTTGTGCGCCTGCTATGCATGTGTTGTCCCCGCAAAATACGCCGTAAATATCAGCCCACAATGCGCTCCAAGTCACAG TGCCATGTTGCCGCTGCTATGGTGGCCGCCTCAACATCCTTTGGCTACCATTCCGTCAATCAGCTGGACCGCACCCTGATGTGA
- the Dop1R2 gene encoding dopamine receptor 2 isoform X2 produces the protein MATAENNDEPRQLAAPETDATASDMVEPVLALLRGDVLNQTRAPVFYNSYNISEDVYYYFNGFNAAPTSTELALNLNTTNGAPSSTTREPDLSEYLEALPNDRVGLLAFLFLFSFATVFGNSLVILAVIRERYLHTATNYFITSLAVADCLVGLVVMPFSALYEVLENTWFFGTDWCDIWRSLDVLFSTASILNLCVISLDRYWAITDPFSYPMRMTVKRAAGLIAAVWICSSAISFPAIVWWRAARDGEMPAYKCTFTEHLGYLVFSSTISFYLPLLVMVFTYCRIYRAAVIQTRSLKIGTKQVLMASGELQLTLRIHRGGTTRDPAPNTHQVSGGGGGGSLSHSHSHSHHHHNHSGGTTTSTPEEPDDEPLSALHNNGLARHRHMGKNFSLSRKLAKFAKEKKAAKTLGIVMGVFIVCWLPFFVVNLLSGFCIECIEHEEIVSAIVTWLGWINSCMNPVIYACWSRDFRRAFVRLLCMCCPRKIRRKYQPTMRSKSQRFATRRCYSTCSLHGIQHVRHNSCEQTYI, from the exons ATGGCTACGGCTGAGAACAATGATGAGCCACGTCAGCTGGCGGCGCCGGAAACTGATGCAACTGCTTCTGACATGGTGGAGCCCGTCCTGGCGTTGTTGCGCGGCGATGTGCTTAATCAGACTCGTGCTCCGGTCTTctacaacagctacaacatcTCGGAGGATGTTTATTACTACTTCAATGGCTTCAATGCGGCACCTACGAGTACAGAGCTAGCATTGAATTTGAATACCACAAATGGGGCGCCTAGCAGCACTACACGGGAACCAGATCTTTCCGAGTATCTGGAGGCGCTGCCCAACGATCGTGTTGGCCTGCTAGCCTTTCTGTTCCTCTTCTCCTTTGCCACGGTATTTGGCAATTCGCTGGTCATCCTGGCCGTCATCAGGGAGCGCTACTTGCACACGGCCACCAACTATTTTATCACGAGTCTGGCGGTGGCTGACTGCCTGGTGGGTCTGGTGGTAATGCCCTTCTCGGCACTGTACGAGGTGCTGGAGAACACGTGGTTCTTTGGTACAGACTGGTGTGACATTTGGCGATCGCTGGACGTACTCTTCAGCACGGCGTCAATACTGAACCTGTGCGTCATCTCTCTGGATCGCTATTGGGCTATCACGGATCCCTTTAGTTATCCCATGCGGATGACAGTTAAGCGTGCCGCTGGCCtgattgctgctgtttggATTTGCTCGAGTGCAATTAGCTTTCCGGCCATTGTGTGGTGGCGGGCCGCCAGAGATGGTGAGATGCCCGCCTACAAGTGCACCTTTACCGAGCATCTGGGCTATCTAGTCTTCTCATCCACCATATCTTTTTATCTGCCACTCTTGGTCATGGTCTTCACCTATTGCCGCATTTATCGCGCGGCGGTTATTCAGACGCGCTCCCTTAAGATCGGCACCAAGCAGGTGCTCATGGCATCCGGGGAACTGCAGCTGACTTTACGCATTCATCGTGGCGGCACCACCCGGGATCCCGCCCCCAACACACATCAAGTCTCAggcggtggtggcggtggcTCCCTCAGCCACTCGCACTCTCAttcgcatcatcatcataatcatAGCGGCGGCACAACCACATCCACGCCAGAGGAGCCGGACGACGAACCGCTATCTGCGCTGCACAATAATGGCCTGGCCAGACATCGGCACATGGGCAAGAACTTTTCGCTTTCTCGGAAGCTGGCCAAGTTTGCCAAGGAGAAGAAGGCGGCCAAGACGCTGGGTATTGTGATGGGCGTGTTCATTGTGTGCTGGCTACCGTTTTTTGTAGTGAATCTATTGTCCGGCTTCTGCATCGAGTGCATTGAGCACGAGGAGATTGTTTCGGCAATTGTAACATGGCTAGGCTGGATTAACTCCTGCATGAATCCAGTGATATATGCCTGTTGGAGCCGAGACTTTCGCAG AGCTTTTGTGCGCCTGCTATGCATGTGTTGTCCCCGCAAAATACGCCGTAAATATCAGCCCACAATGCGCTCCAAGTCACAG AGATTTGCGACACGGCGCTGCTACTCAACTTGCTCGCTGCACGGAATTCAGCACGTGCGCCACAATTCCTGCGAGCAGACTTATATATAG
- the Dop1R2 gene encoding dopamine receptor 2 isoform X1 — protein MATAENNDEPRQLAAPETDATASDMVEPVLALLRGDVLNQTRAPVFYNSYNISEDVYYYFNGFNAAPTSTELALNLNTTNGAPSSTTREPDLSEYLEALPNDRVGLLAFLFLFSFATVFGNSLVILAVIRERYLHTATNYFITSLAVADCLVGLVVMPFSALYEVLENTWFFGTDWCDIWRSLDVLFSTASILNLCVISLDRYWAITDPFSYPMRMTVKRAAGLIAAVWICSSAISFPAIVWWRAARDGEMPAYKCTFTEHLGYLVFSSTISFYLPLLVMVFTYCRIYRAAVIQTRSLKIGTKQVLMASGELQLTLRIHRGGTTRDPAPNTHQVSGGGGGGSLSHSHSHSHHHHNHSGGTTTSTPEEPDDEPLSALHNNGLARHRHMGKNFSLSRKLAKFAKEKKAAKTLGIVMGVFIVCWLPFFVVNLLSGFCIECIEHEEIVSAIVTWLGWINSCMNPVIYACWSRDFRRAFVRLLCMCCPRKIRRKYQPTMRSKSQVSCCPAFWIISTELRFLFGFSLLRFVINPRLFHANYF, from the exons ATGGCTACGGCTGAGAACAATGATGAGCCACGTCAGCTGGCGGCGCCGGAAACTGATGCAACTGCTTCTGACATGGTGGAGCCCGTCCTGGCGTTGTTGCGCGGCGATGTGCTTAATCAGACTCGTGCTCCGGTCTTctacaacagctacaacatcTCGGAGGATGTTTATTACTACTTCAATGGCTTCAATGCGGCACCTACGAGTACAGAGCTAGCATTGAATTTGAATACCACAAATGGGGCGCCTAGCAGCACTACACGGGAACCAGATCTTTCCGAGTATCTGGAGGCGCTGCCCAACGATCGTGTTGGCCTGCTAGCCTTTCTGTTCCTCTTCTCCTTTGCCACGGTATTTGGCAATTCGCTGGTCATCCTGGCCGTCATCAGGGAGCGCTACTTGCACACGGCCACCAACTATTTTATCACGAGTCTGGCGGTGGCTGACTGCCTGGTGGGTCTGGTGGTAATGCCCTTCTCGGCACTGTACGAGGTGCTGGAGAACACGTGGTTCTTTGGTACAGACTGGTGTGACATTTGGCGATCGCTGGACGTACTCTTCAGCACGGCGTCAATACTGAACCTGTGCGTCATCTCTCTGGATCGCTATTGGGCTATCACGGATCCCTTTAGTTATCCCATGCGGATGACAGTTAAGCGTGCCGCTGGCCtgattgctgctgtttggATTTGCTCGAGTGCAATTAGCTTTCCGGCCATTGTGTGGTGGCGGGCCGCCAGAGATGGTGAGATGCCCGCCTACAAGTGCACCTTTACCGAGCATCTGGGCTATCTAGTCTTCTCATCCACCATATCTTTTTATCTGCCACTCTTGGTCATGGTCTTCACCTATTGCCGCATTTATCGCGCGGCGGTTATTCAGACGCGCTCCCTTAAGATCGGCACCAAGCAGGTGCTCATGGCATCCGGGGAACTGCAGCTGACTTTACGCATTCATCGTGGCGGCACCACCCGGGATCCCGCCCCCAACACACATCAAGTCTCAggcggtggtggcggtggcTCCCTCAGCCACTCGCACTCTCAttcgcatcatcatcataatcatAGCGGCGGCACAACCACATCCACGCCAGAGGAGCCGGACGACGAACCGCTATCTGCGCTGCACAATAATGGCCTGGCCAGACATCGGCACATGGGCAAGAACTTTTCGCTTTCTCGGAAGCTGGCCAAGTTTGCCAAGGAGAAGAAGGCGGCCAAGACGCTGGGTATTGTGATGGGCGTGTTCATTGTGTGCTGGCTACCGTTTTTTGTAGTGAATCTATTGTCCGGCTTCTGCATCGAGTGCATTGAGCACGAGGAGATTGTTTCGGCAATTGTAACATGGCTAGGCTGGATTAACTCCTGCATGAATCCAGTGATATATGCCTGTTGGAGCCGAGACTTTCGCAG AGCTTTTGTGCGCCTGCTATGCATGTGTTGTCCCCGCAAAATACGCCGTAAATATCAGCCCACAATGCGCTCCAAGTCACAGGTGAGTTGTTGTCCAGCCTTTTGGATTATTTCAACTGAACTGcggtttttgtttggtttctcATTGCTGAGATTTGTCATTAATCCGCGTCTCTTTCATGCCAATTACTTCTAG